The sequence GCCGAAAGTGCAAGATCGCCGCAGATGGGGGGTTAGAGGCGTTCGAAGCCACGGGTTAGCTCCCAGTCGGTTACGGCGGCGTCGAAGGCCGTTAGCTCGACGCGGGCGTGGTTGGCGTAGTGGGCGACCACCTCGGGGCCGAAAGCGTCCTTGGCCAGCTCGGAGGACTCCCAGAGAGCGAGCGCGTCGCGGAGTGTGCCGGGGACGCGCTCGGCGGTGCCGTCGTCGTACGCGTTGCCGGTGCACTCCTCGCCCAGCGCCAGCTCCCGCTCGATGCCGTGCACCGCGCCGGCGACCAGCGCGGCGATCGCCAGGTACGGGTTGACGTCCGCGCCGGGGGCACGGTTCTCCACCCGCAGGCCCGGGCCGTGCCCGACCAGCCGCAGTGCGCAGGTGCGGTTGTCGATGCCCCAGCGCAGCGCGGTCGGGGCGAACGAGCCCGGTTGGTAGCGCTTGTAGGAGTTGACGTTCGGGGCGGAGAAGAGGCTGAACTCGCGCATGGTGGCGAGCAGCCCGGCCACCACCCGCTGCCCGGTCAAGCTCAGGTGCGCCGGCCCGTCTCCGGGCAGGGCGGGGCGGCCGCCGGCGTCGCGCAGCGAGAAGTGGATGTGGCAGGAGCTGCCCTCGCGGGCGTTTGGCTTGGCCATGAAGGTGATCGACATGCCCTCCTGGGCGGCGATCTCCTTCGCCCCGTTCTTGTAGATCACGTGGTGGTCTGCGCAGGCCAACGCCTCGTCGTAGCGGAAGGTGATCTCGTGCTGGCCGAGGTTGCACTCGCCCTTGGCGCTCTCCGGGGTCAGCCCGGCCCCGGCCATCTCGGTGCGGATGCGGCGCAGCAGCGGCTCCACCCGCGCGGTGCCGAGCAGCGAGTAGTCCACGTTGTACTGGTTGGCCGGGGTCAGGTCGCGGTAGCCGCGCCGCCACGCCTCCTCGTACGAGTCGCGGTAGAGCACGAACTCCAGCTCGGTCCCGGCGTACGCGGTGAGCCCGTGCCCGGCCAGCCGGTCGAGCTGCCGGCGCAGGATCTGCCGGGGTGAGGCGACCACCGGGCCGGAGCCGTCCAGCCACTCCAGGTCGGCCAGGAGCATCGCGCTGCCCGGCTGCCACGGCACCCGGCGCAGGGTCGCCAGGTCGGGCTTCATCGCGAGGTCGCCGTAGCCGCGGGCCCAGCTCGACATCGCGTACCCGTCGACGGTGTTCATCTCGACATCGCAGGCGAGCAGGTAGTTGCAGCCCTCACTGCCGTGCGCGACCACCTGGTCGAGGAAGTAGGGCGCGTGGAACCGTTTGCCCTGCAGCCGCCCCTGCATGTCGGTCAGGGCCAGCACGACGGTGTCGATCTCGCCGTCGTCGACGGCGACCCGGAGCTGTTCCAG comes from Micromonospora viridifaciens and encodes:
- a CDS encoding glutamine synthetase family protein, producing the protein MRTAPLTLEQLRVAVDDGEIDTVVLALTDMQGRLQGKRFHAPYFLDQVVAHGSEGCNYLLACDVEMNTVDGYAMSSWARGYGDLAMKPDLATLRRVPWQPGSAMLLADLEWLDGSGPVVASPRQILRRQLDRLAGHGLTAYAGTELEFVLYRDSYEEAWRRGYRDLTPANQYNVDYSLLGTARVEPLLRRIRTEMAGAGLTPESAKGECNLGQHEITFRYDEALACADHHVIYKNGAKEIAAQEGMSITFMAKPNAREGSSCHIHFSLRDAGGRPALPGDGPAHLSLTGQRVVAGLLATMREFSLFSAPNVNSYKRYQPGSFAPTALRWGIDNRTCALRLVGHGPGLRVENRAPGADVNPYLAIAALVAGAVHGIERELALGEECTGNAYDDGTAERVPGTLRDALALWESSELAKDAFGPEVVAHYANHARVELTAFDAAVTDWELTRGFERL